The Aedes aegypti strain LVP_AGWG chromosome 3, AaegL5.0 Primary Assembly, whole genome shotgun sequence genome contains a region encoding:
- the LOC5568657 gene encoding protein bride of sevenless: protein MRRENGWRKRFYICGLILLLFPDLIRSNDVSEILESRILNETRNSDQATTVESIHTTKTIEEITDNSILISATSSSSLPEIVSPEENSSVSSIEDEEGLTNETIELTSASSENEIGIFIQYNQTEPAIPDADTTSWTSLSNCSNYTVHKNVVDLSIDGGYSYVRHRERSNWRRGNQRLDSSGDHDTAEPESHNRTLMDTAAVSQVVYSLDGDFSVSLITDRDDFGASLFTVDRINKLQLINDNGTLGLRVVVVQNVTHAPQILRDEVSYLKECLANSVGIFIDPSIWPAVQSIVDSLDYNIYPFPSSNDLLYSKAAHLLYELPWSNPNSSIAVRSESAETSNKFTAICRHEHLCLENFPSDHTIFIILGLTRSVSFATNGTLIVVLSGRDMLFVSDLPNESYIITENEINLPWTEDSDRYGSNILASDVLSSGSVFLELVELLNLHTKEFCSEIDQSLCSHLNATLDNWQYYAKLPSQKIISMLKLQNFTQSMTFEMRQKFSSKANSSEEILDLKPIASSNMVTNVTTLYHLNEYKHQSAESLKLGNIFFCSKEFEIRHPDYIEHRRPIYHGNDYYEMYWQVKQEAWVAAGLTIASLGILFCLAILIFLIVRVCMDDVLEGNPLSSILLLISLIFQFASFLPFSLEYTGYMPDLLHKADTIYTWNTLCTVKIFLLSVCYCTTFSLLLCRAIMLASIGSEGGFLSHVNGYLQSVICIFSTLVQLGLSTQLVIVLHASSHNISCNEIYYGNWFWATIAYDGILLAALIVLSPYIFRSQRNYREGMLLVTGSILCLVIWTTWIPLCVFGYEWREAAVSLGLVATALAVLVGVMIPRCFLMVRSIARSDLVQALPSLTSLAFAQANQYISEQSVYECVNPAMRQQRSATAETFMEHEIDEPYLATSEIPTLPLRGNRRNNYLQPDSNGNGINVDFYGISNPYSCSDSIASEHSPNKNTRF, encoded by the exons GGCTTATACTGCTGCTGTTCCCAGACTTGATACGGTCCAACGATGTTAGCGAAATTTTGGAGTCGCGAATACTTAACGAAACGCGCAATTCAGATCAAGCGACCACCGTAGAAAGTATTCATACAACAAAGACGATCGAGGAAATTACCGACAATAGTATTCTGATTAGTGCTACTTCAAGCTCATCTCTCCCGGAAATTGTTTCACCAGAAGAAAATTCGTCTGTATCGTCCATAGAAGATGAAGAAGGCTTAACTAATGAAACGATTGAGCTGACTTCTGCATCAAGCGAAAATGAAATTGGGATCTTCATCCAGTATAATCAAACCGAGCCGGCTATACCAGATGCTGATACAACTTCGTGGACATCATTGTCGAATTGTTCCAATTACACCGTCCACAAAAATGTCGTTGATTTGTCCATCGACGGTGGCTATAGCTATGTGAGACATCGGGAGCGCAGCAATTGGCGCCGCGGCAATCAACGGCTGGACTCAAGTGGCGATCATGACACAGCAGAACCTGAAAGTCACAATCGTACCTTAATGGACACCGCCGCCGTTTCTCAAGTGGTTTACTCGCTCGATGGGGACTTCTCCGTTTCGTTGATTACCGACCGGGACGATTTCGGTGCAAGCCTGTTTACGGTGGATCGTATCAACAAGCTTCAATTGATTAATGATAATGGCACTTTAG GTCTTCGAGTGGTGGTAGTGCAAAATGTGACCCATGCGCCGCAGATATTGCGAGACGAAGTCAGTTATCTGAAAGAGTGCCTGGCCAATTCTGTAG GTATCTTCATAGATCCGTCCATATGGCCAGCGGTACAGTCGATCGTTGATTCGTTGGACTACAATATCTACCCATTTCCGTCATCCAACGATCTACTGTACTCCAAGGCTGCCCATCTTCTCTACGAACTTCCGTGGTCCAATCCGAACTCGTCGATTGCGGTGCGATCGGAATCGGCCGAAACCTCCAACAAGtttaccgccatctgccggcaTGAGCATCTATGTTTGGAAAACTTCCCCAGCGACCACACCATTTTCATCATTCTGGGGCTTACTCGATCCGTGAGCTTTGCAACGAATGGAACGTTGATCGTTGTGTTGTCTGGTCGTGATATGCTTTTTGTATCAG ATCTTCCCAACGAATCTTACATAATCACTGAAAATGAAATCAACTTGCCATGGACGGAAGATAGCGATCGCTACGGATCAAACATTTTAGCCAGTGATGTCCTTTCATCGGGTTCGGTATTTTTGGAGTTAGTGGAGCTGTTGAACTTACACACAAAAGAATTTTGTTCGGAAATCGATCAATCGTTATGCTCACATCTAAATGCCACTTTGGATAATTGGCAGTACTACGCTAAGCTCCCATCGCAGAAAATCATTTCGATGCTCAAATTACAAAACTTTACGCAGTCAATGACGTTCGAAATGCGCCAAAAGTTTAGTTCAAAGGCAAATAGTAGCGAAGAAATATTGGATTTGAAGCCGATAGCAAGCTCCAACATGGTAACTAATGTTACAACACTTTATCATCTGAATGAGTACAAGCATCAATCCGCCGAATCCCTGAAACTGGGAAACATTTTCTTCTGTAGCAAGGAGTTTGAAATTCGCCATCCAGACTATATTGAACATCGTCGCCCGATCTACCATGGAAATGATTACTACGAAATGTATTGGCAGGTCAAACAAGAAGCTTGGGTGGCAGCGGGACTTACCATTGCCTCTCTTGGAATTCTTTTTTGTCTAGCCATTCTAATTTTCTTGATCGTTCGCGTCTGCATGGATGATGTACTAGAAGGAAATCCACTGAGCAGTATACTGCTACTGATAAGCTTGATATTCCAGTTTGCCTCATTTCTCCCGTTTAGTCTCGAATACACAGGTTATATGCCTGATCTTCTACACAAAGCTGACACTATCTACACGTGGAATACTTTATGTACGGTCAAGATCTTCCTCCTATCAGTATGCTATTGTACAACATTTTCGTTGCTGTTGTGTCGTGCGATAATGCTAGCGTCAATCGGTAGCGAAGGAGGATTCTTATCGCATGTGAACGGATATCTGCAGAGTGTGATTTGCATTTTCAGTACCTTGGTCCAGTTGGGACTCTCTACGCAACTGGTTATCGTCTTGCACGCAAGCTCACACAACATTTCTTGTAACGAAATTTACTACGGAAACTGGTTCTGGGCGACTATTGCCTACGATGGAATACTCCTGGCAGCGTTGATCGTCCTGTCGCCGTATATTTTTAGATCTCAAAGAAACTATCGGGAAGGAATGCTATTAGTTACAGGATCTATCCTTTGCTTAGTGATATGGACAACGTGGATACCACTCTGTGTATTTGGCTATGAATGGCGTGAAGCTGCTGTTTCCTTAGGGTTGGTAGCAACTGCTCTTGCCGTTCTGGTGGGAGTTATGATTCCAAGATGTTTCCTGATGGTTCGAAGCATCGCTCGTTCCGATCTTGTACAAGCGCTTCCATCGCTCACATCACTAGCCTTTGCTCAAGCCAACCAATACATTTCCGAACAG AGTGTTTACGAGTGTGTAAATCCGGCAATGCGCCAACAGAGATCCGCAACTGCGGAGACATTTATGGAGCACGAGATCGATGAACCGTACTTGGCGACGAGCGAAATTCCGACCCTTCCGCTCAGAGGTAACC